In Deinococcus sp. KNUC1210, a single genomic region encodes these proteins:
- a CDS encoding UDP-glucuronic acid decarboxylase family protein, producing MRVLLTGSAGFIGSHLTEYFLDAGHQVIGVDNYLSGQRQNTERFLTHPCFEFIEADVSAGLPEVKEKLDWVLHFASPASPPHYQQFPVETLMVGAQGTQHGLELARQHGAKFFLASTSEVYGDPLVHPQPESYWGHVNPNGVRSCYDEAKRYAEAITLAYHRHHALDIRIIRIFNTYGPRMRADDGRVVTNFVSQALAGLPLTVYGDGLQTRSFQYVDDLVEGIVRLMNVMYHAPVNLGNPDEYTVLDFARIIRDRIDPALSILHEPVPADDPRQRKPDISLAKQLLGWEPQISLKRGLELTIESFQQHAKPSEPPRLAEHWSPF from the coding sequence ATGAGAGTGCTGCTGACCGGAAGTGCGGGGTTTATCGGCTCTCACCTGACCGAGTATTTTCTGGATGCAGGGCATCAGGTGATCGGCGTCGACAACTATCTGAGCGGGCAGCGCCAGAATACCGAGCGCTTCCTGACGCACCCCTGTTTCGAGTTCATCGAGGCAGACGTGAGCGCCGGTCTTCCGGAAGTGAAGGAAAAGCTCGACTGGGTGCTGCATTTCGCCAGTCCGGCCAGTCCGCCGCACTATCAGCAGTTTCCTGTCGAAACGCTGATGGTGGGAGCGCAGGGCACCCAGCATGGCCTGGAACTGGCGCGGCAGCACGGCGCGAAGTTCTTTCTGGCGAGCACCAGCGAGGTGTACGGCGACCCGCTGGTTCACCCGCAGCCGGAAAGTTACTGGGGCCATGTCAATCCCAACGGCGTGCGGAGCTGTTACGACGAGGCCAAGCGCTACGCCGAAGCGATCACGCTGGCCTACCACCGTCACCACGCGCTGGATATCCGGATCATCCGGATCTTCAATACCTATGGCCCCCGGATGCGGGCCGACGACGGGCGCGTCGTGACCAACTTCGTTTCGCAGGCGCTGGCCGGGCTGCCGCTCACGGTGTACGGCGACGGCCTTCAGACGCGCAGCTTCCAGTATGTCGATGATCTGGTCGAAGGCATCGTGCGCCTGATGAACGTCATGTACCACGCGCCGGTCAATCTCGGAAATCCAGACGAATACACGGTGCTCGACTTCGCCCGCATCATCCGTGACCGGATCGACCCGGCGTTGTCCATCCTGCATGAGCCTGTGCCTGCCGACGATCCCAGACAGCGAAAACCCGATATCTCGCTGGCGAAGCAGCTGCTGGGCTGGGAGCCGCAGATCAGCCTGAAACGGGGCCTGGAACTGACCATCGAATCGTTCCAGCAGCACGCCAAGCCGTCTGAACCGCCGCGCCTCGCCGAACACTGGTCGCCCTTCTGA
- a CDS encoding lipopolysaccharide biosynthesis protein, with protein MTLKAKTVHAIKWSYLSFFANLLLAPVFAAILARLLTKHDFGLFALGMSMYSLGQYIADFGIGQALVQKRDLTDEDVRAGVTASLLLGLSIMSLAWLLAPLAGTLLRQPEVVPLFRTFACLYLLASLLTVATALLRRALRFRPLMIGEVGGYVLGQGVFGLGAAALGFGAYSLAISLAVQYLFQFVVTYLATRHSFRLTFRRESFRALSAFGGRAALINCLEFVSANLDTFLIGRWYGTATLGLYNRGFNAVCMPINSLARSITRVLAPSFSRVQHQQDTLRRSYLSGLLVVSITLFSAAAGVFVCAREIVLVLLGPSFASAIPIVQVLAFFIPFPVLSNISAVLAEASARLTAKIVIQLVYLLLLAAAFTLVVRLGWGVIAFAQVLVVAGALRCFAYALVARRIIGGGGWATLLAYVTGIGCGLGVGVVMFAAVSWARMAGMAPFALLGLELLLGALLLGGVLLLGPPNEVQRQVRPLLRARLTRWRNAAGEIEQL; from the coding sequence ATGACGCTGAAGGCAAAAACAGTTCACGCGATCAAATGGAGTTATCTGTCCTTCTTTGCCAATCTGCTGCTGGCGCCGGTCTTTGCGGCCATCCTGGCGCGGCTGCTGACCAAGCACGATTTCGGCCTGTTCGCACTGGGCATGAGCATGTATTCGCTGGGGCAGTACATCGCAGATTTCGGCATCGGGCAGGCGCTGGTGCAGAAGCGCGATCTGACCGATGAGGACGTGCGTGCGGGCGTCACGGCGTCGCTGCTGCTGGGCCTCTCGATCATGTCGCTCGCCTGGCTGCTCGCACCACTGGCGGGCACCCTGCTGCGGCAACCGGAAGTGGTGCCCCTGTTCCGGACCTTCGCCTGTCTGTACCTGCTGGCGTCGCTGCTGACTGTCGCCACGGCCCTGCTGCGGCGAGCGCTGCGCTTCAGACCGCTGATGATCGGTGAGGTGGGCGGCTACGTGCTGGGTCAGGGCGTGTTCGGGCTGGGGGCGGCGGCGCTGGGCTTCGGTGCCTACAGCCTGGCGATCAGTCTGGCGGTGCAGTACCTGTTTCAGTTCGTCGTGACGTATCTTGCCACCCGCCACTCGTTCCGCCTCACCTTTCGCCGCGAATCCTTCCGGGCGCTGTCGGCCTTCGGTGGTCGGGCCGCCCTGATCAACTGCCTGGAATTCGTCAGCGCGAACCTCGACACCTTCCTGATCGGGCGCTGGTATGGAACGGCCACCCTGGGCCTGTACAACCGCGGCTTCAACGCGGTGTGCATGCCCATCAATTCCCTGGCCCGCAGCATCACCCGCGTGCTGGCTCCGTCGTTCAGCCGGGTTCAGCATCAGCAGGACACGCTGCGCCGCTCGTACCTGTCCGGCCTGCTGGTGGTGTCGATCACGCTGTTCAGCGCCGCCGCCGGGGTTTTCGTGTGTGCCCGCGAGATCGTGCTGGTGCTGCTGGGGCCGTCGTTCGCGTCGGCGATTCCCATCGTGCAGGTGCTGGCATTCTTCATTCCCTTTCCGGTGCTCAGCAACATCTCGGCGGTGCTGGCCGAAGCGTCGGCCCGCCTGACAGCCAAGATCGTGATTCAGCTCGTCTATCTGCTGCTGCTGGCTGCCGCCTTCACGCTGGTCGTGCGGCTCGGCTGGGGCGTCATCGCGTTCGCACAGGTGCTGGTGGTGGCCGGAGCGCTGCGGTGCTTCGCCTATGCTCTGGTCGCCCGGCGCATCATCGGCGGCGGTGGATGGGCCACGCTGCTCGCCTACGTGACCGGCATCGGCTGTGGCCTGGGCGTGGGCGTGGTGATGTTCGCGGCGGTTTCGTGGGCACGAATGGCGGGCATGGCTCCCTTCGCGCTGCTGGGTCTGGAACTGCTGCTGGGCGCACTGCTGCTGGGCGGCGTGCTGCTGCTCGGGCCACCCAACGAGGTGCAGCGTCAGGTTCGGCCCCTGCTGCGTGCGCGGCTCACCCGCTGGCGCAATGCGGCAGGTGAGATCGAGCAGCTCTAG
- a CDS encoding glycosyltransferase, whose amino-acid sequence MQTEQTNPQSGTAAIVVTYNRRALLVQCLERLLSQTLPLERIYVIDNASTDGTAEVIPAHERIEYLRLSDNLGGPTASPGASNMRWRPITPICG is encoded by the coding sequence ATGCAGACCGAACAGACGAACCCTCAGAGCGGCACGGCGGCCATCGTGGTCACGTACAACCGCCGGGCGCTGCTGGTGCAGTGTCTGGAGCGCCTGCTGTCTCAGACCCTGCCGCTGGAACGTATTTACGTCATCGACAACGCCTCGACCGACGGCACGGCAGAGGTGATCCCTGCCCATGAGCGGATCGAGTATCTGCGCCTTTCCGACAATCTGGGGGGGCCTACGGCTTCTCCAGGGGCGTCGAACATGCGCTGGCGGCCAATCACGCCGATCTGTGGCTGA
- a CDS encoding cytochrome P450: MALPASYSLLDPFPWYQQMRHTSPVLRDPSTGLWMVFGYEDVQRTLSDWKRFSSQRGRPRGEQAQSPLSSSMISTDPPRHRQIRTLVEQAFTPRQVRALAPRIEVLVDELLGAAEQHRQMDFIQEFAYPLPVIVIAEILGIPATDRDAFKRWSDAVVTGDPHGSREMAAYFSTLIEQRRHDLGEDLISGLIAAQVEGEHLDAQELVGFCMLLLVAGNETTTNLLANTVLSWQEAPDAYDAVVNDSALLPTTIEESLRYRSPVQSMYRVTTEEVELSGQRIPANSPVLAWIGSANRDEAQFAQAQTFDPARTPNRHLAFGNGVHFCLGAPLARLEANLALGAVLERLPNLRVAPEAVLTPIQSQIVSGVKALPVTFGH, encoded by the coding sequence ATGGCGTTACCCGCATCCTATTCGCTGCTCGATCCCTTTCCCTGGTATCAGCAGATGCGCCACACCTCTCCCGTGCTCCGTGACCCTTCGACCGGCCTGTGGATGGTCTTCGGGTACGAAGACGTGCAGCGCACGCTGTCGGACTGGAAACGTTTTTCATCTCAGCGGGGCCGTCCGAGGGGCGAGCAGGCACAGAGCCCGCTGTCTTCGAGCATGATCTCGACAGACCCGCCGCGCCACCGACAGATCCGGACGCTCGTGGAGCAGGCGTTTACTCCCCGGCAGGTGCGGGCACTCGCACCCCGGATCGAGGTGCTGGTCGATGAGCTGCTCGGAGCCGCCGAGCAACACCGCCAGATGGACTTCATTCAGGAATTCGCGTATCCGCTACCAGTGATCGTGATCGCGGAGATTCTGGGCATTCCCGCCACTGACCGGGACGCCTTCAAACGCTGGTCGGATGCCGTCGTGACCGGCGACCCGCACGGCAGTCGGGAGATGGCTGCGTACTTCAGCACCCTGATCGAGCAGCGCCGCCACGACCTGGGCGAAGACCTCATCAGTGGCCTGATCGCTGCTCAGGTCGAAGGCGAGCACCTGGACGCACAGGAACTGGTCGGCTTCTGCATGCTGCTGCTGGTCGCTGGCAACGAAACCACCACCAACCTGCTCGCCAACACCGTGCTGAGCTGGCAGGAGGCCCCTGACGCTTACGACGCGGTTGTGAACGACAGCGCGCTGCTGCCGACCACCATCGAGGAATCGCTGCGCTACCGCTCGCCGGTCCAGTCGATGTACCGCGTGACGACCGAGGAGGTTGAGCTGAGTGGACAGCGAATTCCGGCCAACAGCCCGGTCTTGGCCTGGATCGGCTCTGCCAACCGCGACGAGGCCCAGTTCGCACAGGCGCAGACGTTTGATCCGGCCCGCACACCCAATCGCCATCTGGCGTTCGGCAACGGCGTGCACTTCTGTCTCGGTGCGCCGCTGGCCCGGCTGGAAGCCAATCTGGCGCTGGGGGCGGTGCTGGAACGGCTACCGAATCTGCGCGTAGCTCCAGAGGCAGTCCTGACGCCCATTCAGAGCCAGATCGTCTCGGGCGTCAAAGCCCTGCCGGTGACGTTCGGCCACTAA
- a CDS encoding GGDEF domain-containing protein, whose translation MADHEKLLLALAVGESQQALLDQLVQGSARALTGVTLWRQEEGTLALQCWSGTSHDEGNPVPLPGAPNYQLGWTPDAPLPTSVQAMLGLRLLYLDALHEKLHLNDQLSILHHAALIDPLTGLENRRAFDTHLEEVETAREDYVVVFIDLNGFKALNDKFGHALGDSLLRGYGVWLSRVTHEHAQVYRLGGDEFVVLMRHTPMSPEAFHIWALDRLQVPFVDGVSAAIGIAWRHECDSVRALLSLADERMYAAKKAELSAPDMMHRRRFRDLR comes from the coding sequence GTGGCGGACCATGAAAAGCTGCTGTTGGCTCTGGCGGTCGGCGAGTCTCAGCAGGCACTGCTGGATCAGCTGGTGCAAGGTTCTGCCAGGGCTTTAACAGGTGTGACGCTGTGGCGTCAGGAAGAGGGAACGCTCGCGCTTCAGTGCTGGTCGGGCACGTCGCACGATGAGGGTAACCCCGTTCCTCTGCCAGGTGCACCGAATTATCAGCTGGGCTGGACACCCGATGCACCGTTGCCCACTTCAGTACAGGCGATGCTCGGCCTAAGGCTTCTGTATCTGGATGCTCTTCACGAAAAGCTGCATCTCAACGATCAGCTCTCGATTCTTCATCACGCTGCACTGATCGACCCCCTGACCGGACTGGAGAACCGGCGCGCCTTTGACACGCATCTCGAAGAAGTAGAGACAGCGCGCGAAGACTATGTCGTGGTGTTCATTGACCTCAACGGCTTTAAAGCGCTGAATGACAAGTTCGGACATGCCCTGGGTGACTCCTTACTCCGGGGGTATGGTGTATGGCTGTCGCGGGTCACGCATGAGCATGCTCAGGTCTATCGTCTAGGCGGTGACGAATTTGTAGTGCTGATGCGCCACACGCCCATGTCACCGGAAGCGTTCCACATCTGGGCGCTGGACCGTTTACAGGTGCCGTTTGTCGACGGGGTAAGCGCCGCCATCGGAATTGCGTGGCGACACGAATGTGACAGTGTCAGGGCCCTGCTGAGCCTGGCAGACGAACGAATGTACGCTGCCAAAAAAGCAGAGCTGTCTGCACCCGATATGATGCACCGTCGGCGCTTCCGCGACCTACGTTGA
- a CDS encoding IS3 family transposase (programmed frameshift): MTNRRMHSAEFKRDAIQLARTSGNLTGTARDLGINASLLRKWMNAEQAQGERAFPGQGKQSLTPEQQEIQRLRRENEILRQEREILKKAGGLLCQRNHPLRYQFILEHRGTYRLDVMCRVLEVSVSGYHRWRRRPVSTRTQQDALLQQRIRTVHLRSKRRYGAPRVHAELRAEGLRVARKRVARLMRLGGLRAKGTQRRVQTTDSRHTFPVCPNRLGRQFKVSQPNQVWASDITYLPTREGWLYLAVTLDLHSRAVVGDAMDAQMPTALPLAALHMAIGRRCPPPGLLHHSDRGSQFASRLFQEALARLGAKGSMSRAGDCWDNAVVESFFGSLKRELYDQAIFETRLAARQAVFEFIEVFYNRQRRHSTLGYLTPLEFERQAAVA; encoded by the exons ATGACGAATCGCAGAATGCACAGCGCCGAATTCAAGCGGGATGCGATCCAACTTGCCCGTACCAGCGGCAATCTCACTGGCACCGCCCGCGACCTGGGCATCAACGCCTCCCTGCTGCGCAAGTGGATGAATGCCGAGCAGGCGCAGGGCGAGCGCGCCTTTCCTGGACAGGGAAAACAGAGCTTGACCCCGGAGCAACAGGAGATCCAACGGCTCCGGAGAGAGAATGAAATCCTGCGCCAGGAGCGAGAAATCCTAAAAAAAGCCG GCGGCCTTCTTTGCCAAAGAAACCACCCGCTGAGGTACCAATTCATCCTTGAGCACCGCGGGACGTACCGCCTGGACGTGATGTGCCGCGTGCTCGAGGTGTCGGTGAGTGGGTACCACCGTTGGCGAAGAAGGCCAGTGTCTACCAGAACGCAGCAGGATGCGCTGCTTCAGCAGCGCATCCGCACCGTGCATCTCCGCAGCAAACGCCGGTATGGGGCACCACGTGTTCACGCGGAGTTGCGGGCGGAAGGGCTGCGGGTCGCCCGAAAGCGGGTGGCGCGCCTGATGCGCCTCGGTGGGCTGCGGGCGAAGGGAACGCAGCGCCGGGTCCAGACCACCGACAGCCGCCACACCTTCCCGGTCTGCCCGAACCGGTTGGGACGCCAGTTCAAGGTCTCGCAGCCGAATCAGGTGTGGGCATCAGACATCACGTACCTGCCGACCCGTGAAGGGTGGCTGTATCTGGCCGTCACGCTGGACCTGCATTCGCGCGCGGTGGTGGGCGACGCCATGGACGCCCAGATGCCCACTGCGCTGCCGCTGGCAGCGCTGCACATGGCCATTGGACGCCGTTGTCCACCTCCAGGGTTGCTCCACCACAGCGATCGGGGCAGTCAATTCGCGAGCCGGCTGTTTCAAGAGGCGTTGGCCCGCCTGGGCGCCAAGGGCAGCATGAGTCGAGCTGGAGATTGCTGGGATAACGCCGTCGTTGAGAGCTTTTTTGGCTCCCTGAAACGGGAGCTGTACGACCAGGCCATTTTCGAAACTCGCCTGGCTGCCCGTCAGGCTGTCTTCGAGTTCATCGAAGTGTTCTACAACCGTCAGCGCCGCCACTCCACCCTCGGGTACTTGACGCCCCTCGAGTTCGAACGCCAAGCTGCAGTCGCTTAA
- a CDS encoding MBL fold metallo-hydrolase: MSNATQHSPVEAVSSTPSALGGLQQIAPGVLRLRLPLSNVFLLGDPGGPWVLVDAGTPGSAGMIRRAAEQHFGRESAPQAIVLTHGHLDHIGALHALLRCWPGVKVYAHALEQPYLTGQSAYPPPDPTVGGSMSALSPLFLPGPFDFQPHIHALPWPSDVAALDGWEVVNTPGHAPGHISLWRRADRTLIVGDAFVTTVQESLPAALTLRPHRVHRPPAYYTPDWEAARVSVERLAALHPQIAVTGHGDPLKGPVLTQELEQLAAQFDQKARPAQGRYVSRPAVTSRDGVLILPPLTARGQAVKWTGIGLVLLVLTGLMWRLRSDGGTTEP; the protein is encoded by the coding sequence ATGTCGAACGCCACGCAACATTCACCTGTTGAAGCGGTGAGCAGCACGCCATCTGCGCTGGGAGGACTCCAGCAGATCGCGCCCGGCGTCCTGCGTCTGCGTCTGCCACTGTCGAATGTGTTCCTGCTGGGCGATCCGGGCGGCCCCTGGGTTTTAGTCGATGCGGGAACCCCTGGAAGTGCCGGGATGATCAGGAGAGCTGCTGAGCAACACTTCGGCAGAGAGTCAGCGCCTCAAGCCATCGTGCTGACGCATGGCCATCTCGATCATATCGGCGCACTCCACGCCCTGCTGCGCTGTTGGCCCGGTGTCAAGGTGTATGCGCACGCACTGGAGCAGCCTTATCTGACTGGTCAGAGCGCGTACCCTCCGCCCGATCCAACGGTAGGCGGGAGCATGAGTGCGCTGTCACCGCTGTTTCTTCCCGGCCCCTTCGACTTCCAGCCACACATTCACGCTTTACCGTGGCCGTCTGATGTGGCAGCGTTGGATGGGTGGGAAGTGGTGAATACGCCAGGACACGCCCCCGGCCACATCTCGTTGTGGCGTCGGGCTGACCGCACCCTGATCGTTGGAGACGCTTTTGTAACCACCGTGCAGGAATCGTTGCCTGCCGCCCTTACGCTCAGGCCACACAGGGTGCACCGACCCCCGGCCTACTACACGCCCGACTGGGAGGCCGCGCGTGTCAGTGTCGAACGTCTGGCAGCCCTGCACCCGCAAATTGCCGTCACCGGGCATGGCGATCCTCTAAAGGGTCCGGTTCTCACACAGGAACTCGAACAGCTGGCAGCACAGTTCGATCAGAAAGCGCGGCCAGCACAGGGGCGATATGTGTCACGTCCTGCGGTGACGTCACGTGATGGAGTCCTGATATTGCCCCCGCTGACTGCCAGAGGGCAGGCGGTCAAATGGACTGGTATAGGTTTGGTGTTGCTGGTGCTCACTGGACTGATGTGGAGGCTCAGGTCTGACGGCGGAACTACTGAACCGTAG
- a CDS encoding HD domain-containing phosphohydrolase, producing the protein MNDHNRFTPLPSEDGLGAPLEEQLGRIIRTAARLFNVGTVQISLLDVDRWQLSASFGRRAAFSLTEVLVGDLHQPAVIEVPDLTRLPALEAHPLVAGPEALRYCSAVPLFTETGARLGTFCLLDVAPRSPMSSDQHAALLDMAGMVMSVLSHRGALANRTAELRRRATQDLLTGLPNRRAFEDAFERAVNAGEPFRLLLLDLDELKQVNDTQGHAQGDFLLSSFAEALQHEFGRDCELYRWGGDEFVILGGGGPQALSGVRLAVDRVEQQVRGSGLLGAYASVGVADFPFDTEAPNDLLRLADQRMLRAKAARRAARGLNAVHPDAQATPWSGELLWQVLRATAALTSADQVIDQSGWQAFLEAAVAALPGAEAGSLYVLDGTMFLLQAQVGFSAALLGAGRSPATMRRWHGSEGWELGAARVLRGSTALRARSNDYERRPQGAAAIDELCAVQLLQANLLVPVMVQGQIVAALNLDNLRSEQAFSPDEVKMAEEFARQAAAILAARDRHAREAARTQELEVLAHANAALNAVQRSEDVERILVAETRALLRTEHVVFARSEEDQETRTLRLVSASGMYAGFSPTVVHQGQGVVWHALELQDVIHVPRILEDERIYQGGDLIDGALIVAPLVRSVGVPLGALLAVRAAPSSFSDLDGRLLGALASVGVTAFERLQAVEKERERSRELQMLAELSGYAGLGDECRAVAEQCLTACLSFLGADFAVFTCPDLEMTELQGAAAAQDLSLTAEERHSRLHQLGLACLDAADGATHRYPLSAEARPDLVEAGVQALVKVPVMERGRRVGMVAMIWFRPLPALPESAILLMNRCAELIGQVLDREANIADLEGTREGALLMLGMALELRDFETAGHTQRVVSLAMSIARCLGIDGAALADLQVGAYLHDIGKLAVPDAILLKPGKLNPEEWAMMQRHTTIGDELVARIPTVTAQARSVVRHHHERWDGTGYPDGLRGDLIPEGARIFSVADVYDALTSERPYKAAWTPQEALAELAAQAGRQFDPEVVRAALQVLRSAAASETPSAESVPGLD; encoded by the coding sequence ATGAACGATCACAACCGATTCACCCCCCTGCCCTCCGAAGACGGGCTGGGTGCCCCGCTCGAAGAGCAACTTGGCCGAATCATCCGCACGGCGGCTCGGCTCTTCAACGTCGGCACGGTTCAGATCAGTCTGCTGGATGTAGACCGGTGGCAGCTCAGCGCCAGCTTTGGTCGCCGCGCAGCGTTCTCCCTGACGGAAGTGCTGGTCGGGGACCTTCACCAGCCTGCCGTCATCGAGGTGCCTGACCTGACCCGGCTTCCTGCCCTCGAAGCGCACCCACTCGTTGCTGGCCCGGAAGCCCTGCGCTACTGCTCGGCGGTGCCGCTGTTCACCGAGACGGGCGCTCGGCTGGGCACCTTCTGTCTGCTGGACGTTGCCCCGCGCTCCCCGATGTCGTCTGATCAACACGCGGCGCTGCTCGATATGGCCGGAATGGTGATGAGCGTTCTCAGCCACCGGGGCGCCCTGGCAAACCGCACCGCCGAGCTGCGGCGACGTGCGACCCAGGATCTGCTGACGGGGCTGCCCAACCGCCGGGCCTTCGAAGATGCCTTTGAACGCGCCGTAAATGCGGGCGAACCGTTCAGATTGCTGCTGCTGGACCTCGATGAACTCAAGCAGGTCAATGATACGCAGGGACACGCCCAGGGAGATTTTCTGCTGTCCAGCTTCGCGGAAGCGCTTCAGCACGAGTTCGGGCGCGACTGCGAACTCTACCGGTGGGGCGGCGACGAATTCGTGATCCTCGGTGGTGGCGGTCCTCAGGCTCTCTCCGGGGTCCGGCTCGCGGTTGACCGCGTGGAGCAGCAGGTCAGGGGCAGTGGCCTGCTGGGTGCCTACGCGTCTGTCGGGGTGGCCGATTTTCCGTTCGACACCGAGGCCCCGAACGACCTGCTGCGTCTGGCCGATCAACGGATGCTCCGCGCAAAGGCCGCCCGGCGAGCAGCGCGGGGTCTGAACGCCGTGCACCCGGACGCACAGGCGACGCCCTGGTCGGGAGAACTGCTCTGGCAGGTCCTCCGGGCAACAGCCGCATTGACGAGTGCAGATCAGGTGATCGATCAGTCGGGGTGGCAGGCGTTTCTGGAAGCAGCGGTGGCGGCGCTGCCCGGAGCGGAAGCCGGATCGCTCTACGTGCTCGACGGAACGATGTTTCTCCTTCAGGCGCAGGTCGGCTTCTCTGCCGCGCTGCTGGGTGCGGGCCGTTCGCCTGCCACCATGCGCCGCTGGCACGGGTCGGAGGGCTGGGAACTGGGCGCGGCGCGGGTGCTGCGCGGCTCCACTGCACTTCGCGCCCGTTCGAACGACTATGAGCGCAGGCCGCAGGGAGCCGCCGCGATTGATGAGCTGTGTGCCGTGCAGCTGCTTCAGGCAAATCTGCTGGTACCGGTGATGGTGCAGGGCCAGATCGTGGCGGCGCTCAACCTCGACAATCTGCGCTCCGAACAGGCCTTCTCGCCGGACGAGGTGAAGATGGCCGAGGAGTTTGCCCGGCAGGCGGCAGCGATTCTGGCGGCCCGCGACCGACATGCCCGCGAGGCCGCCCGCACCCAGGAACTGGAGGTGCTCGCGCACGCCAATGCTGCGCTGAACGCGGTGCAGCGCTCTGAGGACGTCGAGCGGATCCTGGTGGCAGAAACGCGGGCACTGCTGCGAACCGAGCATGTGGTGTTCGCCCGCTCCGAGGAGGACCAGGAGACGCGGACGCTTCGCCTGGTGTCGGCGTCCGGGATGTACGCCGGATTCTCTCCGACGGTGGTGCACCAGGGGCAAGGGGTGGTGTGGCACGCCCTTGAGCTTCAGGACGTCATTCACGTGCCCAGAATTCTGGAAGACGAGCGAATCTATCAGGGAGGCGACCTGATCGACGGCGCGCTGATCGTCGCTCCTCTCGTGCGGTCGGTCGGTGTGCCGCTGGGCGCTCTGCTGGCTGTGCGGGCGGCACCGTCGTCGTTCAGCGATCTGGATGGCCGACTGCTGGGGGCGCTCGCCTCCGTGGGCGTGACGGCGTTTGAACGGTTGCAGGCCGTCGAAAAGGAGCGGGAGCGCTCCAGGGAACTCCAGATGCTCGCGGAACTGTCCGGGTACGCGGGACTGGGTGACGAATGCCGCGCCGTCGCGGAACAGTGTCTGACCGCCTGTCTGTCCTTTCTCGGCGCTGATTTCGCGGTGTTCACCTGTCCGGACCTGGAGATGACAGAGCTGCAGGGCGCCGCGGCTGCCCAGGACCTCAGCCTGACTGCTGAGGAACGCCACTCACGGCTGCACCAGCTCGGTCTGGCGTGTCTGGATGCGGCAGACGGCGCCACCCACCGCTATCCCCTGAGCGCCGAAGCGCGCCCAGACCTCGTGGAGGCAGGCGTTCAGGCCCTGGTCAAAGTGCCGGTGATGGAGCGGGGCCGCCGGGTGGGCATGGTGGCGATGATCTGGTTCAGACCGCTGCCGGCCCTGCCAGAGTCGGCGATCCTGCTGATGAACCGCTGCGCCGAGCTGATCGGTCAGGTGTTGGACCGCGAGGCCAACATCGCGGATCTGGAGGGCACGCGGGAAGGCGCTCTCCTGATGCTGGGAATGGCGCTGGAACTGCGGGATTTCGAGACTGCTGGTCATACGCAGCGGGTGGTGTCTCTGGCGATGAGCATTGCCAGATGCCTGGGAATCGACGGGGCGGCCCTGGCAGATCTGCAGGTGGGAGCGTATCTGCACGATATCGGAAAGCTCGCGGTTCCGGACGCGATCCTGCTGAAACCCGGAAAGCTGAACCCGGAAGAATGGGCCATGATGCAGCGCCACACGACCATCGGAGACGAACTGGTGGCCCGGATTCCTACCGTCACCGCCCAGGCCCGCAGTGTGGTTCGGCATCATCATGAGCGTTGGGACGGCACCGGCTATCCCGATGGTCTGCGGGGCGACCTGATTCCGGAGGGAGCCAGAATCTTCAGTGTGGCCGACGTGTACGATGCCCTGACGAGCGAGCGGCCCTACAAGGCGGCGTGGACGCCTCAGGAGGCCCTGGCGGAACTGGCGGCACAGGCTGGACGTCAATTCGACCCGGAAGTCGTCCGAGCCGCACTTCAGGTCCTGAGGTCTGCCGCCGCCTCTGAGACGCCTTCTGCGGAGTCGGTGCCGGGGCTGGACTAG